A region from the Triticum urartu cultivar G1812 chromosome 1, Tu2.1, whole genome shotgun sequence genome encodes:
- the LOC125545607 gene encoding NEP1-interacting protein-like 1 isoform X2, producing MLSALSQAAGGLLRSLIAAVFGAAGTVIGALGGLHAGFINEDGMMHGALMGAITGAIVSVELAKSLLSICFSDDYSVEARITRMWLEFQHLTAASLLRGSVFASISSALDSQIDALQRQSYQREPGGDLFEPSYHVMATGRASVDSLPVTQATMETVGQQTTCPICLHEFQAGESARRLPACCHLFHLVCIDNWLMWKSDCPVCRHTVY from the exons ATGCTCTCGGCGCTCAGCCAAGCGGCCGGTGGGCTGTTGCGCTCTCTCATCGCAGCCGTCTTCGGGGCAG CTGGTACAGTGATCGGCGCTTTGGGCGGCCTCCATGCAGGCTTTATCAACGAGGATGGTATGATGCATGGGGCGCTGATGGGTGCGATCACGGGAGCTATTGTCTCGGTGGAGCTTGCTAAGTCCCTCCTTAGCATATGTTTCTCCGATGACTACTCTGTGGAAGCGCGGATTACACGGATG TGGCTTGAGTTCCAGCACCTCACAGCGGCCAGCCTCCTGCGCGGCTCGGTGTTCGCAAGCATAAGTAGCGCGTTAGACAGCCAGATAGACGCACTACAGCGCCAGTCTTACCAACGAGAGCCCGGTGGCGACCTCTTTGAGCCGAGTTACCATGTGATGGCCACGGGGAGGGCTTCAGTCGACAGCCTGCCGGTTACGCAGGCCACAATGGAAACAGTAGGACAGCAGACCACCTGCCCCATCTGTCTTCAT GAGTTCCAAGCCGGTGAGAGCGCCAGGAGGCTACCTGCATGCTGCCACTTGTTCCATCTGGTCTGCATCGATAACTGGCTTATGTGGAAATCCGACTGCCCCGTATGCCGCCACACTGTGTACTAG
- the LOC125545607 gene encoding NEP1-interacting protein-like 1 isoform X1, producing MLSALSQAAGGLLRSLIAAVFGAAGTVIGALGGLHAGFINEDGMMHGALMGAITGAIVSVELAKSLLSICFSDDYSVEARITRMVGFWLEFQHLTAASLLRGSVFASISSALDSQIDALQRQSYQREPGGDLFEPSYHVMATGRASVDSLPVTQATMETVGQQTTCPICLHEFQAGESARRLPACCHLFHLVCIDNWLMWKSDCPVCRHTVY from the exons ATGCTCTCGGCGCTCAGCCAAGCGGCCGGTGGGCTGTTGCGCTCTCTCATCGCAGCCGTCTTCGGGGCAG CTGGTACAGTGATCGGCGCTTTGGGCGGCCTCCATGCAGGCTTTATCAACGAGGATGGTATGATGCATGGGGCGCTGATGGGTGCGATCACGGGAGCTATTGTCTCGGTGGAGCTTGCTAAGTCCCTCCTTAGCATATGTTTCTCCGATGACTACTCTGTGGAAGCGCGGATTACACGGATGGTAGGCTTT TGGCTTGAGTTCCAGCACCTCACAGCGGCCAGCCTCCTGCGCGGCTCGGTGTTCGCAAGCATAAGTAGCGCGTTAGACAGCCAGATAGACGCACTACAGCGCCAGTCTTACCAACGAGAGCCCGGTGGCGACCTCTTTGAGCCGAGTTACCATGTGATGGCCACGGGGAGGGCTTCAGTCGACAGCCTGCCGGTTACGCAGGCCACAATGGAAACAGTAGGACAGCAGACCACCTGCCCCATCTGTCTTCAT GAGTTCCAAGCCGGTGAGAGCGCCAGGAGGCTACCTGCATGCTGCCACTTGTTCCATCTGGTCTGCATCGATAACTGGCTTATGTGGAAATCCGACTGCCCCGTATGCCGCCACACTGTGTACTAG